tcaatggaagacttCTTCCATAGATGTAGCTAATTGACCTCTCCTccgagaggtggattaactccaTCGACAGAAAAGCCCTTCAGTTGATGTAGAAAGCATCTACCCTGTAACACCACAGTGGCTCAGCTGCAATGCCATAGCTGGGCCATTGTTGCATTGACGGGCCCTTAGTCTGCACTTAAGCAGGTCCTGGCTTGGAATTGGTCATCTTTGTTTTATAGCGTCTCCTTTAAGAAAAAGGCTCCTTACAATCTAAGAGTAACTTGAAACCAGGAACTGATCACAGTCTAGTTGACTGAGCTGGCTCATCTCAGCAGCCTTAAGCCCATTACATGCTGAAGGCCCAAGTTTAAGGGCACACAAACAAAAACTGAAGATGCGTCATAAAAAACTTACATAATGCAGCCGATGGACCAAATGTCCACTTCAAAGCTGTGTCCCTTCTTGCCCAGCACTTCAGGAGCTATATAGTTTGGCGTCCCACACAGGGTCTTCTTACGCTCACCATCATATTCTACTTTGGTTGCCAAGCCAAAGTCACCTTGAAAGAATGTTGGTGTCAGTCGGGGTTACGCACCAGGAAGACCAGCAGTTCTCAGGTGGTACCTTGTGGACATTCAGTGATCACAGACCTTGCTGCTGAGCCACAAGTGGCAGAATTATAGGCAACATCCTCCAAATATTGAGTTTTAAACGGCCTGAGAGGCTGGTTTCAGGGTAGCCCGCTCAGAAAGGGGGAAGAATTCTGACAGGGGGGTTAAGAAGCTATCCTGTGGTTTTGTGGCAGCAGAAGCTACTGCTCTCTCCGCTGTCCTTTCTACAAGTGAGCCAGCGCTCAAGGGAGAACGTCCCAAGGACTCTTTGCAGcaagagaggaagggaagggctCCCTGGGCTGACAAATTCCTGGATATGCTTCTCCCCTGTGCAGACAAGTGGATAGGGAAGTACCCTGCAGGTGTCCATACCTATTTTCACCTCCATGTCATCGTTGAGGAAGAGGTTGCCCAGCTTGAGGTCCCTGTGGATGACCCGGTTGCCGTGCAGATACTGGCAGCCCAGGATTGTTTGCCGCAGATAGTACCGAGCTTCAGGCTCTGTCAATGCTTTCCTCCGCTTATGCAGCTCCAACAGGGACTGGGGGCCAGGAGAGAGGCAGGATCATGAGCACCCGCCAGCTGAGAGccagttaccccccccccccattccatcCCATTTGTGTCCCAGGTGAGACATCCCAACCCACCTTCCTGAAAACCAGGTATCCTCCCAGCCGCTTATCCAGCCCCCGGGGCAGGCCCAACCCATCCTGCCTCCCTCACCCTTCTACCCCGGTGCCTCGACTGGGGACTCGCCCCCGCGGCATCACCCCGCCCTAGCGCCACTGAGAGGAGAGTTACCATGGGAAGGTTTAGGAGGGTCCCCGCGCCTGGCTGCTCAGGGCTACTGGCCCTTTAAGGGCTTGGAACGCTCGGACAGGGTGGAACGCGGAGACAGGTTCAGAGTTCCGGCCGGGCGCCGCCCGCATCCCCCGTGGaaccggccccggccccgccccctcggcccggccgcccgcccccttccccagcccccggCCCGGGCCACGGGAACAGCGGGCGCCCCGGCCAGCCGCGGCCCGGGCCCAGGGACCTGCAGCGGCCCCGAGAGCCGACGTCTCTCTCCGCCCCGGGCGCGGGAGCGGGCGCGGGCCGGGCCCAGCCGCGCGCTGGCGGAGTCGGGGCTCGCCCCCCGAGcgcgccccccgccgccccctcaCCCTCCGGCGGCAGAGCTCCAGCACCACGAAGACGAAGTCGCCGTCCTCGAAGAAGCCCTGGAAGCCGACCACGTGGCGGTGCGCCAGGCTGCGGTGGATGGAGATCTCCATGGACATCTTCTCCTTCTGGTGCGGCTTCACCAGCAGCGACTTGGGCACGATCTTGCCCGCGAACACCTCCTGGCTCTCCAGCTCCGTGATCTCGTAGCACTTGGCGAAGCCGCCCTTGCCCAGGAAGCGCCCGCGCATGTAGCTCCGGCGGGTGCGGGGATCCACCAGCACCTTGGGGATCTCCTTGGCcgccgccccggccccggccccggccccggccgccTTCCCGGGCTCCGCCGCGCCCGGCGGCTTCGCCCCCTTCCCGGCCACCGCGCTCATGATCCTGCCCCTGCCCGCGGCTCCCGAACCCTGCCCGGCTCCCCGCGCggctgctgcccggccctgcgcCGACCTGGCCGCGCCCCGCTCCGCGCCCCGCTGGCTCCGGGCCCCGCTCTCGCCGCCGGCCGCGCTGACACTGTAACAATTTCAAACCTCCAGCCGGAGCGTTACCAGCCCCCAGCGCGCTCCCCATTGGCTGCTAGGATTTAAAATCCAAGCCGCCCGCCGCTAGGCACCATGGGAACGCCCCTCCCGCCCGGTTTAAAGGGACAGGCGCGCCCGGGCGCCGCGAGCAAGGAGCCGCTTCCAGGACACAGGGTCTCGCCCCGCAGCGTCGCCCCCGCGGGAAGCAGCTCTCCTGCCCCCCGCCGTGCTCCAGCCACCGTCCCCCAGATGTGCAGCTCTagccccagacaccccctcccacatgtGCTCCAGCCACGCACCCCACAATGTGCAGCTCTAGCCCCAGCCACCCGGGCCCAGCCGTGCTCCAGCCACCGTCCCCCAGAcgtgcagctccagccccagccactctCCCCCTACATGTGATccagccacccaccccaccccccgatgTGCAGCTCTAGCCCCTGCTACCCTCGCCCCACATGCAAAGCTATGAGATCAGCCTTCCCTTCCCGCGTTGAACTTTCACAGCTTCCTGCTGGTGGGTTACAGGAGCCTAGTCACAGGCTGTGGGCTCACTGAGGATGTGTTTCCTGCAGAGTAGGAGCTAGTGTCGCCCCTGCCTTCTCAGTGAGCCACTCTTGCGGCACACACCTCACTAGGAGGACTTGGTTTCTCTTTTTTGTCATAGGCTCCTCAAGCATTTCAGGCCTTACCGGGGAACAGACATCTCTCAGCAAATAGTTTTCTTGACTTTTATTATTTCCCTTTGCCTACTGAGCTTATCAATACCTTGCTACTTAGGGACCCTCGAAAAGCCCCCTGCACTGGAGGAAATTCTAAGAGTGAGGACAATTCAAATGGAGATTCTAACTGTggataaaaaaaaacaccccctaaTGAAATGCTACCTTGGTAAATAGCCATTTAACTAATGTGGCCCAGGGCCTGCTGGAAATCGACTGTTCCTCAGCTCAGCCCTGGCTTCAAGGAGATTGAGGTTGGGTACTTTTGTCGatcatcgtcatcatcatctATTTACCACCACCCCACACCCTATGGTAAGGCTTTGAAACGAACACAGGAGGAATCTTGCAGGGCGAGCAACCACTTCTCTAGGCGCCTCAAGGTGCAGGTGGGTGTTTAGCTGTGggcacagccccagctgcagcctgggcagggaagggattttgaGCTGGCCCGTTTGAAACTGGCCTTATTGCAAAGTCTTAGTAGATGTGACTTCAACAAATTATTCACAAAGGAACTTGGCATGCAGCGTCCCCCTGGCCCCCTTTCTTTAAAGTATGAGGTATCGGCTGCTGTTGAAGGCGGGGTACTGGATTTGATGGATGAAATAGTCTGATCTGGTGCAGCAAAATCTATTAATTTCCTGTTTGTTATCTGACAAGTTAGCGTCAAAGACCCAAATGTTATTCAAATGGATTGAATTCACATTTAAATAACTCCAGTAAATTCATTAAAAGGGGCAAGTCTAAGTCTTCAGCTGTGCAAGTTAAAGCGCAAAAACATTCTTTCCAGTAAGATTGATGTGACCGTAAATTTGCTTGCTCAGGCTCCATATCTGAGAGTTGCTTTTATCTCCCAGCCGGTTCTGTAGTTCGCGGAGGGACAGAAGAGTGCCCAAAAGGGAAATTAAACGAGTTCTTAACCCAATACCCTGCACACAGCCCTGTTCCAAACAGAGACTGTACCCCGAGAGGGAGAGTCGTCAGGGCCTTCTGTGGAACTATAGTCACACAGCCTTATAAAGCCCTGAACTAGACAGGAGCGATCGGTTTTAAGGCGGCCAGACTCACTGTCCCAGGGGCAGGAGCTCTGAGTAAGGGTCCATGTCACGCGGCCCTCTGGGGCAGAGGAGTGGGTACGAGCTGGCAACGGAGTTTGGATTCTGAGGCAGTTTTACATTCCTAAAATCTTGGCCCTGGAACCGTGAATTAATTAGAGCTGGTGCCACTCCCAGGGGAGGGAGCAGCGGCTGCAGCGCACCAAGAGGCCGGGAAGCGGGGAGCTAGAGAACCGCGGGCCCGTGCGGACAGGGCTCTGCCCACCGCAGCCGGCGACCCAGCGGTCAGGGCCAAGGCACTTAGACACAGGGACTTGTCCACACAGTGATTTATTACAGGAAGCTAGAGTGGTCAGGAACACGAAGAAACAAGTAGCTTAACACATGCCTGGGTCCCCTTACAGCGTCATTCCTGGAGTCGTGTTTTGGCGGGGGCCGCGCTCTGCCataccccccctgccccccccccccaccttttcacACTTCCCCCACAGCTGGCTCGATTTCTAGGCGgctctggctgctccctgcagtaaGAGGTGTCAGAGGCCGAGGGGGCTTCATTCCGTCCTTGCGTCTCTCGCAGTGCGGCCGGGGAGCTGCAGCGCAGGGTCACACATCGCCTGGGGTCCTTTGGCCTCGCAGCCGGAGCCGCTTCCCGACCGGGGCCGCCCGCTGCAGCGCTTAGTTTGTGCCAGGCTTGAGCCCCGGCCGGCCGCTCCGGGCTTGCCGCACCAGGTATGAGTGTAAACAAATCGCAGGAGCCCCAGCAGCTCCTTCATTACACgtgaagccctgcccctccctagcCCGTAGCACAGGGCTGCTGAGCAGGCCCCTCCAAGGAAGCGTGGGGGGGACGACGCTGTGCCTTTGTCCTTATGCAGGGAGGCGGGTGGTGGGACTCACCGCAGAACAAGAGTGGGAGCAGTTGGGCAGCTTTATTCTGAAGTTAGAAACTCAGCTGCCCTCAGCAAACCCCCTGGAACAAGGTCAggcccctggcagctgcagcctgggcagggaagggattttgaGCCAGCCCGTTTACAGCTCTGGCTTTAGGAGCCCTGTAACCTCAGTGACCGAGAAGGTTATGGAGAAAGGCAGGCTTTGGCAGGGGCGGTGTGAGCGCTCATCCTACCGCTGCCGAGATTGGGAGACCCACATCGGCATTCCCAGGGGTCCGGGACAAGCCAACAAGAGGCAGGGAGCTGTCTTTGAGGCTTCCCTTGCCCTCCGAACCCAgcaaaagggagaaagaaagccACAGTCCCCGCACTCTCGCCGGGCTCGTTGCTCGGCTCCGACACCTTGCTCCCGAAGCTCTCCGGCTCGGCCAGGCTGGGGTTCCCCATGCCCGGAGCGCACAGCCCTGGAGAGCCGCCCGTGGGCGCACGCAGGGCACAGGAACACCCCGAGCCTGCTGCAGCCTGGAGGCGGGGTACATGGGGAGCAGAGCCCGCTCCTCCCCCCGCTGGCACGCGGGGAACAATCCCGAACGGGTCACTCTCAGCGGGCGGACCAGGAGCGCCCTGCAGGGAGCTCCGGTCCGGCTCTCTCCGTCTGCCGGGGGACCCCCTCCCGCCCGGCTCTGGGGCCCGCTGGCCGCGGCGCCCCGGGGTCCGCTCTCAGCCCCGCCGGGCCCTAGCAGACCGCGCAGCCGTGGCTCTTGCCGCTCCGGCGGGGCGGCTCCTTGGAGAAGGTCTGGGGCCGGCGGCGCTGCAGGGCCGGGCTGAGCCGCCCGGGCAGGTTGACCTGgctcagcagctcctggaagaGGCCGACCACGTTGCGCCCCTGCTTGGCCGACGCCtccaggcaggggcagccccagTCCCGCTGCGCGGCGGCGATGCGCGGGTCGGGCTCGCCCGGCGCCAGGTCGCTCTTGTTCCCCACCACCACGAAGGGCACCGCGCCCCGCTTGGCCTCCAGGATCTCGTCCCGCAGCCGCTGCACCTCGGCGAAGGAGTCGGGCTCCTGCAGCGAGTAGACCAGGGCGAAGGCGTCGGCGCGGCTGATGCAGAGGCGCCGCATGGCCGGGAAGCTGTAGCTGCCGCTCGTGTCCAGGATCTCCAGGCGGAGGCGCAGCCCGGAGCCcgcctccagctccagctccagcaggtGCAGCTCCTCCACCGTGCGCCGGTGCCGCGCCTCGAAGGTGTCCTGCAGGAAGCGGCGGACCAGCGCCGTCTTGCCCACGCCCGCCGCCCCGAAGAGCACCAGGCGCACCCGGGCCTCGGGCGCCGGGCACAGAGCCATGCGGGGCGTCCGGGCAGCGTCCGACTCCTCCCGGGGGCAGCGCGCTGGGACCCTCTCGCCGCCAGACCCCGCTTGGCACCTGCAGGGAGCCGCCCGCGCCCGCCCTTTATAGCCGCCcgcccggggctcccgccggcagCCAATCCGCCCGCAGGGGAGGCGCTCGGGCCGGACTCGGCCGGGGACAGTCACCTGCGGGCCCCGCCCGAGGGCGAATGTCAGCGGCTGCCGGGGGGCGGGAgtgacggggggtggggggcacgggacgggggtgggagtgacggagggtggggggcacaggacGGGGGGCGCAGGTGCCGCCCCAAGCCCCTCGAGCGGGGCTCCGCCGTGCACCCTGCGGGGTTTGCGGGAGTTTCCTTTCAGCCCCCGAGCAGCGCCAAGTTCCCTCGGGCTGCGTCCCCTCAGAGCCGCTAGGGGGCGCTCCCGGGCCGGGCTCCGGGGCCCCTTGCACCGGGCGGGCTCGGGCCGGGCCGGACCGGGCGCTGCGCCTCCGCCGGGCCTGGGCATCTTTGCAAACACGGGGCGGCCCCTTCCCGTAGCGCCGGCCTGAGCCCAGAGCCAAGCCGCGTCCAGCCCCGTTGTAACGGAGCCGGGCCCAGcatggggagctgggctggacGTTTCCTGCGGGACACTGGGTGGGGTCCTTCGGTCAATGTCttgggtaagggggctgggggggctgccgcaccccctggcttgaagcggtttccatcatgtacagtttgattcattggCTCCCAAGGCCTGGAGCGTCGCTGCccgcggggggcagggggggtgtcCCACCGGccagccccccacctgcctgcgCACCATCACACATGCCCCCTGGGCTGGCGCTAAGGGAAACTGCACTGGAGAGAACTGCGGCCCTCAGCCAACGGGGAGCAGGGCCACTGGGAGGGTCGCTGGGGCAATGCCTTGGGGAGCGATGTGTAGCGGGTTCAGGAGCCCGGGTGCTGTTCTGCCGGACAGCTGGCTGCGAGAAGCCCCCAGGGGCTACCTGTGGGACCCCCATGCTGGGTAGGGAAGTCCGCAGCCTGGGTGGGTGGGTacagggaggggagctgccctTTGCTGCCCGTTCTCCAGGAGAGCTAGGCCATAGCTGGGTGTCAAAGCACCCGAACTCTCCCCGCCTGTGGGGAGGTGATGCTAGGGGAGTCTGAGCctaaggggaagagagagaaatgggggTCCCATGCCACAGGGCAGAGCAGGCCTCTTATCCACCATGTCAgatgttgtggggaggggggcagcaggtctcAACAGCTGGCCCTGAAGACACCAGGGTTGTGGTGCCTCTGAGTCTCCCAGTCTCCCCAGAAGACAACAGCAGGTAGGGGAAGCGGGGTctgttgggggctggggtggttTTGTGTGTCTGGGGGTGGTTAGCGGGAACCTCCATAAGCTCAAATAGCCTCAAGGCTGTGGGAAGCGTCTCCGCCCTGACCCAAGCTGGGACTCTCCCGTCAGTGCTTTGGGCATATGCTGGGGGGCTCTCTGCACgttgtggggagaggaggttgcAGTATTGATGTTGGTTTTGCACATGTGTTTCTGCAACATGACCTTATTGTGACAAGCTAAATATCATCCCCCATAACGATGCAACATCACGATGCAATATATGGGACAGAACATGGAGGATTTAGGGGACTACTTGTTTGATACCCTCTGTGCCTTCTaggagagcagatcttttagaacagAGGCCCTGATCATTGATGTTAATATAACAAACACCCTAACGGTCTCGAGTGTGCACAAACCCCGTGTATACCAGGGCACCATTCGAGCCCCCTGGTGTATTCAgggaattttccagtgaaaaggTTTTCCATGAAGTTATCAGCTACCCCCAGTGCTGTGTTACGGTTTAACATGCCCACCTCCCACATCATGGTGGGCATGAACAAGGGGCAGAGGAATGAATCCAGTTGGTCTTTCCCCTTTCCATCTGGGAAACACCTACAGGGAGCTGGGGAAACAGGG
The nucleotide sequence above comes from Natator depressus isolate rNatDep1 chromosome 10, rNatDep2.hap1, whole genome shotgun sequence. Encoded proteins:
- the LOC141994331 gene encoding ras-related protein Rap-2c-like, whose translation is MALCPAPEARVRLVLFGAAGVGKTALVRRFLQDTFEARHRRTVEELHLLELELEAGSGLRLRLEILDTSGSYSFPAMRRLCISRADAFALVYSLQEPDSFAEVQRLRDEILEAKRGAVPFVVVGNKSDLAPGEPDPRIAAAQRDWGCPCLEASAKQGRNVVGLFQELLSQVNLPGRLSPALQRRRPQTFSKEPPRRSGKSHGCAVC